In a genomic window of Occallatibacter riparius:
- a CDS encoding PadR family transcriptional regulator yields MSTRENNDDRISLLQGTLDLLILKSLVFGPCHGQGIARSIQAQSEDVFLVEHGSLYVALQRLEEKNWVRAKWGVSENNRKARFYSLTDQGREQLAEKASQWRRLTRAVGLILDGQSEEA; encoded by the coding sequence ATGTCGACCCGAGAGAACAACGACGACCGCATTTCCCTGCTGCAGGGCACCCTTGACCTGCTGATCCTCAAAAGCCTTGTCTTCGGTCCGTGCCATGGCCAGGGCATCGCACGATCGATTCAGGCCCAATCAGAAGATGTCTTTCTGGTTGAACATGGATCGTTGTATGTGGCTCTGCAAAGGCTTGAAGAGAAGAACTGGGTTCGCGCCAAGTGGGGCGTGAGCGAGAACAACCGCAAGGCCCGCTTCTATTCGCTCACCGATCAGGGGCGCGAGCAGTTGGCGGAGAAGGCGAGCCAGTGGCGGCGGCTGACGCGCGCGGTGGGCCTGATTCTTGATGGCCAATCCGAGGAGGCATGA
- a CDS encoding ABC transporter permease, with protein sequence MFKRKRSAKDFSEELQAHIELEAEELQREGLSEEEAHRQARLKFGSVRREQERFHMRGRWASLDHWLRDLKHALRSLVDSPGFTITAVVTLALGVGANSAVFSVMHAVLLRSLPVNDADRLVYLQTTHAPHGTGTVGAHDTFSYPVYAALRNQNGAMETVMAYVPLSASKVAVRIGTQPEEAEGDMVSGDFFSGLGVRLERGRGFTEDDEKDHAPFAVISDAYWTRRFARSPDVLGTTLYANGVGLTIVGVAARGFEGLEAGRSTDFWIPLQSRPELNAWGNPLDEGKVYITNPTWWCLRLIGRLRPAVTKAQALAQMQPVFQAAAYEGLGAPAAGENKPVLSLGDARGFPALGEQYGKPLRMLMGLVGLVLLIALTNVAMLLMARNTTRQREFSMKLALGAGRGDLLRQLLAESLLLVTAGGLLAWIFAIYATRALGAWAQIEASLAPDGAVLRFTVAVLAVAVVLFGAVPLRIAMSAGPSLAVKTSAAVSGADTGKTRMGRIVVVLQMTICVVLLVAAGLLIRTLRGLENTPLGFNTDGLAVFGVKPEIHSLEQGREFYRDLTVKLRQIPGVESVGLMMWRIGSWSSDNTEMRVNGKLPDVPNGGSRRVRINVVGPGFFGTLGVPLVEGRDFADSDTASSLHVGIINEEFARRFLPGQNPLGHVIETERRGFPLTIVGVVKDHKFRSIDEEPIPMAWYEYAQIPVIGRMDVELRVHGEPLAILPAARKVVQQMDPTLPLIQPMTQRAQYDLTISSQMLFARLAGFFGILAVALVAAGLYGTLAYRVSRRTAEIGIRMAMGARRGQVVWMILKDSLVLTAIGVAVGVPSAMLVGRALTSSLYGVTPLDGASYALAIGGVACVALAASAWPARRAANVEPLTALRTD encoded by the coding sequence ATGTTCAAGCGGAAGCGGAGCGCGAAAGATTTCTCTGAAGAATTGCAAGCGCACATTGAGCTGGAGGCCGAGGAACTGCAGCGCGAGGGCTTGAGCGAGGAAGAGGCGCATCGGCAAGCACGATTGAAGTTCGGCAGCGTGCGCCGGGAGCAGGAACGCTTCCACATGCGGGGCCGTTGGGCCTCGCTGGACCATTGGCTGCGCGATCTGAAGCATGCGCTTCGCTCATTGGTGGACAGCCCGGGATTCACCATTACAGCAGTTGTGACTCTCGCGTTGGGGGTGGGCGCAAACTCGGCGGTGTTCAGCGTGATGCACGCGGTGCTGCTGCGGTCGCTGCCGGTGAACGATGCGGACAGGTTGGTGTATCTGCAGACGACGCATGCACCGCATGGGACCGGGACGGTGGGGGCTCACGACACGTTCTCGTACCCGGTTTACGCCGCGCTGCGAAACCAGAATGGCGCGATGGAAACGGTGATGGCGTATGTGCCGCTTTCAGCGAGCAAGGTGGCGGTGCGCATTGGTACGCAGCCGGAGGAAGCCGAAGGGGATATGGTGAGCGGCGACTTTTTCTCCGGATTAGGAGTAAGGCTCGAGCGAGGCCGTGGATTCACTGAAGACGACGAGAAGGATCACGCGCCGTTCGCGGTAATCAGCGATGCCTATTGGACGCGGCGATTTGCGCGGAGTCCTGATGTGCTGGGCACGACGCTGTATGCCAACGGCGTCGGCCTAACGATTGTTGGGGTCGCGGCGCGCGGCTTTGAGGGGCTGGAAGCGGGGCGATCCACGGATTTCTGGATTCCGCTGCAGAGCCGGCCGGAGCTGAATGCGTGGGGCAATCCGCTGGATGAGGGCAAGGTGTACATCACCAATCCAACGTGGTGGTGTCTGCGACTGATTGGGCGGCTGCGGCCAGCGGTGACAAAGGCGCAGGCATTGGCGCAAATGCAGCCGGTGTTTCAGGCGGCGGCGTATGAGGGATTGGGCGCCCCGGCGGCGGGCGAAAACAAACCGGTGCTCAGCCTGGGCGATGCCAGGGGGTTCCCTGCGTTGGGCGAGCAGTATGGCAAACCGCTGCGAATGCTGATGGGGCTGGTGGGGCTGGTGCTGCTGATCGCGCTCACCAATGTGGCGATGCTGCTGATGGCGCGCAACACGACGCGGCAACGCGAGTTCAGCATGAAACTGGCGCTGGGCGCCGGGCGCGGCGATCTGCTTCGACAGCTGCTGGCGGAGAGCCTGCTGCTGGTGACAGCGGGAGGACTGCTGGCGTGGATTTTCGCGATTTATGCCACCCGAGCGCTGGGCGCGTGGGCTCAGATTGAAGCGAGCCTGGCGCCGGATGGCGCGGTGCTGCGATTCACCGTGGCGGTTCTGGCGGTGGCGGTGGTTCTGTTCGGAGCCGTGCCTTTGCGCATCGCGATGTCAGCGGGGCCATCGCTGGCCGTCAAGACGTCGGCAGCGGTTTCCGGCGCCGACACGGGGAAAACGCGCATGGGCAGAATTGTCGTGGTTCTGCAAATGACAATCTGCGTGGTTCTGCTGGTGGCCGCGGGACTTTTGATTCGCACGCTGCGGGGTCTTGAGAACACGCCTCTGGGATTCAACACGGACGGGCTGGCGGTGTTTGGCGTGAAGCCGGAGATTCACTCGCTGGAACAAGGGAGAGAGTTCTACCGCGACCTGACGGTGAAATTGCGGCAGATTCCGGGCGTGGAGTCAGTGGGATTGATGATGTGGCGCATCGGATCGTGGTCATCCGACAACACGGAGATGCGGGTGAACGGGAAGCTACCGGACGTGCCAAACGGCGGGTCGCGAAGGGTGCGCATTAATGTAGTCGGGCCTGGCTTTTTTGGGACGCTCGGTGTGCCTCTGGTTGAAGGCCGGGACTTTGCCGACAGTGATACGGCGAGCTCTCTGCATGTGGGCATCATCAATGAGGAGTTTGCGCGGCGTTTCCTTCCCGGCCAGAATCCGTTGGGCCACGTCATCGAAACGGAGCGCCGGGGATTTCCGTTGACGATTGTGGGCGTGGTGAAGGACCACAAATTCCGGAGCATCGACGAAGAGCCGATTCCGATGGCGTGGTATGAGTATGCGCAGATTCCGGTGATCGGCAGAATGGACGTGGAGCTGCGGGTGCATGGCGAGCCGCTGGCGATTCTGCCTGCCGCGCGCAAGGTGGTGCAGCAGATGGACCCTACGCTGCCACTGATTCAGCCCATGACGCAGAGGGCGCAATACGATCTGACGATATCCAGCCAAATGCTCTTCGCTCGCCTGGCGGGATTCTTTGGAATTTTGGCGGTGGCGCTGGTGGCCGCAGGGCTGTACGGCACGCTTGCTTACCGCGTGAGCAGGCGGACGGCGGAGATTGGAATCCGTATGGCCATGGGCGCGCGCCGGGGGCAGGTGGTCTGGATGATCCTGAAGGACTCACTCGTACTGACGGCGATCGGCGTGGCCGTGGGCGTCCCCTCGGCCATGCTGGTGGGGCGTGCGTTGACCTCATCGTTGTATGGTGTGACGCCGCTCGATGGAGCGAGCTATGCGCTGGCGATTGGGGGAGTGGCGTGTGTTGCGCTGGCAGCAAGCGCCTGGCCGGCGCGCCGCGCCGCAAACGTGGAGCCGTTGACGGCATTGCGCACGGACTAG
- the moaC gene encoding cyclic pyranopterin monophosphate synthase MoaC — protein MPDKNQPKLSHYDDAGQASMVDVSAKLPTRRTATASAFVELSAAVLAVLPQNPKGDPLEVARFAGIQAAKRTSELIPMCHPLPLTHVDVQAQIEGEGVRITATAATVSPTGVEMEALTAASIAALTIYDMTKALDKGIVIRHIQLEAKTGGKSGDFAREGARA, from the coding sequence ATGCCCGACAAGAATCAGCCCAAGCTCTCTCACTACGACGACGCCGGCCAGGCCTCCATGGTCGACGTCAGCGCCAAACTGCCCACCCGCCGCACCGCCACCGCCTCCGCGTTCGTCGAACTCTCCGCTGCAGTTCTCGCCGTACTCCCCCAGAACCCCAAAGGCGACCCCCTCGAAGTCGCCCGTTTCGCTGGCATCCAGGCGGCCAAGCGCACCTCGGAACTCATCCCGATGTGCCACCCACTCCCGCTGACGCATGTCGACGTGCAGGCTCAGATTGAGGGCGAAGGCGTCCGCATCACCGCCACTGCAGCGACCGTAAGCCCCACTGGAGTAGAAATGGAAGCCCTGACCGCAGCCTCGATCGCCGCTCTCACCATCTACGACATGACCAAGGCCCTCGATAAAGGAATCGTGATTCGCCATATCCAGCTCGAAGCGAAAACCGGCGGCAAATCCGGCGACTTTGCCCGTGAAGGCGCCCGAGCATAG
- a CDS encoding ABC transporter permease, with the protein MNARSAGFVVSLYRRLLRFFPHRFRCAFEHEMLETTEGAAASMRRQSLAGLVALFADLAAQLAVAHLREIAWDVRYELRLLIRKPAFTFVAVVSMSLAICAGSAFFSELNGTILRDVPGVGQADDLVTLQQPVSYPAYRRIRDQTNLFSSTAAYVAPVPFGVNSNGHTERIWGHIVTPTYFTTLGVTAELGRLLDAQDELARGTPSIVVSDRYWKSNLGSDPDVIGRPIHINGKQCTIVGVVPVGFQGASPMMYVADLWLPVPGGLAVAPELSDDALERPQVAMFQFIGRRRQGVKPSQIETALDAIQRQILRDSGQPAVESDRLVSVATGGKLIPTREKDRALFTFLPMVVISLLSLIACSNVVNMLLARSLDRRREVAVQLSLGASRARLIRQLIIESLLIASGAGTLGFALTCWLMHMLSQLRLPHAMPIRFNVEVDWRVLVFTIGLTALTGLAIGLLPAIQATRSELVPALKEGGNLQIRRRRAFSARNLLVVSQMAASLTLLLVIGYIVFGMERTMLHASGFDARNVQLVSIDPVRDGYSAEQAKELYPKLLEHVKGLPGFVSATWTEAIPMQPSGRVTFTTDTDGSRRVDQATEYIVGSGYFQTMGISIVRGRGLTSDDEKPGRHSIVVSEALAQSLSRTADPIGRRLTLVSKSGAAFGLFNGSAADYRMASRDETYEVVGVAADVLDTPIERPGPAIYLPMTQVDFARPTFQGITLATRTTPGVDAATIVRAQIAAIDPKLTTFNVKTMPDWIEQLMFIVKIGLWSYGLIGAFGLVLASVGLGGVTAYSVSSRMHEIGIRLALGARSRDILRMIMAEGAALISIGSCMGIALAVLAMHVMAASMDPVSRSIQHSQSDPRIAAGALGILFMVGLLACYLPARRSGRVDPVIPLRQE; encoded by the coding sequence ATGAATGCGCGCTCGGCTGGATTCGTCGTTAGCCTCTATCGGCGTCTGCTGCGATTCTTTCCGCACCGTTTCCGCTGTGCATTCGAGCACGAAATGCTTGAGACTACTGAAGGGGCGGCCGCCTCAATGCGGCGTCAAAGCCTGGCAGGACTCGTGGCCCTTTTCGCTGATCTTGCGGCCCAACTCGCCGTCGCGCACCTGCGAGAAATTGCATGGGACGTTCGCTACGAGCTGCGGCTCCTGATCCGAAAGCCGGCCTTCACCTTCGTTGCGGTCGTCTCGATGAGCCTTGCGATCTGTGCGGGTTCCGCCTTCTTCAGCGAATTGAACGGAACCATCTTGCGCGATGTGCCCGGAGTGGGCCAGGCCGATGACCTGGTCACCTTACAGCAACCCGTCTCGTATCCTGCGTACCGTCGCATCCGCGACCAGACCAATCTGTTCTCTTCCACTGCGGCCTACGTCGCTCCGGTTCCATTCGGAGTAAACTCAAACGGGCACACCGAGAGAATCTGGGGACACATCGTCACGCCAACATATTTCACGACACTGGGAGTCACGGCGGAGTTAGGACGTCTCCTGGATGCACAGGATGAATTAGCGCGTGGAACTCCATCAATCGTTGTCAGCGATCGTTACTGGAAAAGCAATCTCGGCTCTGATCCGGACGTGATCGGCAGGCCGATTCACATCAATGGCAAGCAGTGCACGATCGTAGGCGTAGTGCCCGTCGGATTCCAAGGCGCTTCGCCAATGATGTACGTTGCAGACCTCTGGCTGCCAGTTCCCGGGGGGCTTGCGGTAGCACCGGAATTGTCAGACGACGCATTGGAACGGCCGCAAGTGGCGATGTTCCAATTTATCGGCAGACGAAGACAGGGCGTAAAGCCTTCGCAGATCGAGACCGCTTTGGACGCCATCCAGCGGCAGATACTCCGAGATAGCGGACAACCGGCAGTTGAAAGTGATCGCCTCGTCTCGGTTGCTACCGGCGGCAAGCTGATCCCGACGCGGGAAAAGGACCGCGCCTTATTTACTTTTCTCCCGATGGTGGTCATCTCACTTCTCTCGCTGATCGCTTGCTCGAATGTCGTGAATATGCTTCTTGCGCGCTCTCTCGATCGACGCCGCGAGGTTGCCGTGCAACTGTCATTGGGCGCCAGCCGGGCGCGTCTCATACGCCAACTCATCATCGAAAGTCTGCTGATCGCCTCCGGCGCAGGAACTCTCGGCTTTGCGCTTACATGTTGGCTGATGCACATGCTGTCTCAGCTACGCCTTCCGCATGCCATGCCAATCCGTTTCAACGTAGAGGTGGATTGGCGCGTATTAGTTTTCACAATCGGACTCACGGCCCTCACGGGACTTGCGATCGGCCTCTTGCCGGCAATTCAAGCGACGCGGTCCGAACTCGTGCCTGCGCTGAAAGAGGGCGGCAACCTCCAGATAAGAAGACGGCGGGCGTTTAGTGCCCGAAATTTGCTGGTCGTCTCGCAAATGGCCGCATCCCTCACCCTGCTCTTGGTCATTGGCTACATCGTCTTCGGCATGGAGCGCACAATGCTTCACGCATCCGGATTCGATGCCCGCAACGTTCAGCTCGTTTCCATTGACCCCGTTCGCGATGGGTACAGCGCCGAACAGGCGAAGGAGCTCTATCCCAAGCTGCTGGAGCATGTGAAGGGTTTGCCCGGATTCGTCTCTGCCACATGGACGGAGGCGATTCCGATGCAGCCCAGCGGGAGAGTGACTTTCACCACAGATACGGACGGTTCGAGGCGAGTCGATCAAGCCACGGAGTACATCGTAGGGTCCGGCTATTTTCAGACCATGGGAATCAGCATCGTTCGTGGCCGTGGCCTGACGAGTGATGACGAGAAACCTGGTCGGCACTCGATCGTGGTGAGTGAGGCTCTGGCGCAAAGCCTATCGAGAACCGCCGACCCCATCGGACGACGGCTTACTCTCGTGAGCAAGAGCGGTGCAGCATTCGGATTATTCAACGGCTCGGCCGCTGACTACAGAATGGCATCGCGCGACGAAACTTACGAGGTTGTTGGTGTCGCGGCCGATGTGCTGGATACTCCGATCGAACGCCCTGGCCCCGCCATCTACCTGCCGATGACGCAGGTAGACTTCGCCAGGCCAACGTTTCAGGGCATCACCCTGGCAACTCGCACCACTCCTGGTGTCGATGCTGCAACGATCGTCCGTGCCCAGATCGCGGCGATCGATCCAAAGCTCACAACGTTCAACGTGAAGACGATGCCGGACTGGATCGAGCAGCTCATGTTCATTGTCAAGATCGGGCTATGGAGCTACGGACTGATAGGAGCGTTTGGCTTGGTGCTGGCGAGCGTGGGACTTGGTGGCGTCACGGCCTATTCGGTTTCAAGCCGCATGCACGAAATCGGTATCCGGCTCGCCTTAGGAGCTCGCTCACGAGACATTCTGCGCATGATCATGGCTGAAGGCGCGGCGCTGATCTCAATAGGATCTTGTATGGGCATTGCGTTAGCAGTGCTGGCAATGCACGTGATGGCAGCGAGCATGGACCCGGTGTCGCGAAGCATTCAGCACAGCCAGTCCGACCCGCGAATCGCCGCAGGAGCCCTGGGCATTCTCTTCATGGTCGGCCTGCTGGCCTGCTATCTCCCGGCTCGGCGATCCGGGCGAGTTGACCCAGTCATCCCGTTACGTCAGGAGTAA
- a CDS encoding PadR family transcriptional regulator: MNDSNSSLEQKFLPLKPNWFHVLLSLANEEQHGYAIMQEVLERTDGKVRLWPATLYGTLERLLDASLIAEANRRPSADEDDARRRYYRLTPLGRRVLAAECVRLEDLVRVIRAKRRAAESEA, from the coding sequence ATGAACGATTCAAACTCTAGCCTCGAGCAGAAGTTCCTTCCACTGAAGCCGAATTGGTTCCACGTCCTGCTCTCGCTGGCCAACGAAGAGCAGCACGGCTACGCCATCATGCAGGAGGTACTGGAGCGCACAGATGGGAAGGTTCGGCTGTGGCCGGCGACGCTCTACGGCACATTGGAGCGTCTGCTCGATGCGAGTTTGATTGCAGAGGCAAACCGCCGACCTTCGGCGGACGAGGATGATGCACGGCGTCGCTACTACCGGCTAACTCCGTTGGGGCGACGCGTGTTGGCTGCTGAATGTGTACGCCTTGAGGATCTGGTTCGCGTAATCCGCGCCAAGCGCCGGGCCGCCGAATCGGAGGCATGA
- the fabI gene encoding enoyl-ACP reductase FabI — protein MSLLIPQPVLKNKKALVVGIANEHSIAWGCARSFHELGADLAITYLNEKAKSYVEPLAESVSAPIFMPLNVSAPGELEAVFARIEQLWGSLDILLHAIAFAPKEDLQGGLLDCSAEGFAKAMDVSCHSFIRMARLAAPLMKDGGSMFTMTYHGAQKVVNNYNVMGPIKAALEATCRYLAYELGPKKIRVHAISPGPLKTRASGGLKDFDLLLNEAGQRAPVGELVDIMDVGFTCAYLATPYARRVTGETMYIDGGVNIMA, from the coding sequence ATGTCGCTCCTTATCCCACAGCCAGTGCTGAAAAACAAGAAAGCCCTCGTCGTCGGCATCGCCAACGAGCACTCAATCGCATGGGGCTGCGCCCGATCATTTCACGAACTCGGCGCGGATCTCGCCATCACTTACCTCAACGAGAAAGCGAAGAGTTATGTAGAGCCGCTGGCCGAGTCAGTCTCTGCACCCATCTTTATGCCGCTCAACGTCTCTGCTCCGGGCGAACTTGAAGCAGTTTTCGCCCGCATCGAGCAGCTTTGGGGCTCGCTTGACATCCTGCTGCACGCCATCGCGTTTGCCCCCAAAGAAGACCTCCAAGGCGGCCTCCTCGACTGTTCCGCGGAGGGCTTCGCCAAGGCAATGGACGTCTCCTGCCACTCCTTCATTCGCATGGCGCGCCTCGCCGCCCCGCTCATGAAAGACGGCGGCTCGATGTTCACCATGACCTATCACGGCGCCCAGAAAGTCGTGAACAACTACAACGTCATGGGTCCCATCAAGGCAGCGCTCGAAGCAACATGCCGCTACCTCGCCTACGAGCTCGGCCCGAAAAAGATTCGCGTGCACGCCATCTCTCCCGGCCCTCTCAAGACCCGCGCCTCTGGCGGCCTGAAAGACTTCGACCTCCTGCTCAACGAAGCCGGACAGCGCGCTCCGGTTGGCGAACTCGTCGACATCATGGACGTCGGCTTCACCTGCGCGTACCTCGCCACACCCTACGCCAGGCGCGTCACCGGCGAGACCATGTACATCGACGGCGGCGTCAACATCATGGCCTGA
- a CDS encoding acyltransferase family protein: MARSKAKFSVDLDAIRALAAVTVFVMHAKGLFIGSVLKHGAAAGRNPSEFTSPAHEAVIVFFVLSGYFVGGGVLRNWKNRIWTWRTYAIQRLTRLWIVLLPALLVTLALDLTGLHFFGLDSPYGRPHWESFISTGILSSLNAWTFCGCLFFLQKILVEPLGSNGALWTLSYEFWFYVAFPLALSALSSRFSLPTRMLNAALLIGAGFFVGHRISAYFLIWLMGAALQLAPKKLSSEQARRLTQVGVALLFVVSMVLWAAKWNLFASDLIEGCVCAMLCYVILHKTDPANEGSLYVKAAKGVSNMSYTLYLTHLPILVFFCALFASRGFVRAHDLRAWMVVSAVLTLTFGICYLLYLCFERRSDRVRSIILAAHPYDMIRDAFGTEPEPGVHSR, translated from the coding sequence ATGGCAAGAAGTAAAGCCAAATTCTCGGTCGATCTGGACGCGATACGCGCACTGGCCGCCGTGACCGTTTTCGTCATGCACGCCAAGGGGCTGTTTATCGGCTCAGTGCTGAAGCATGGCGCGGCGGCTGGAAGGAATCCCTCCGAGTTCACCAGCCCTGCACACGAAGCGGTGATCGTGTTTTTTGTCCTGAGCGGATATTTTGTGGGAGGCGGCGTGCTGCGTAATTGGAAGAATCGCATCTGGACTTGGAGAACATATGCCATCCAGCGGCTCACCCGATTATGGATAGTGCTGCTCCCAGCGCTTCTTGTAACCCTTGCGCTCGATCTGACCGGGTTGCATTTTTTTGGGCTAGACAGCCCGTATGGCCGTCCCCACTGGGAAAGTTTCATCTCCACGGGAATCCTGAGTTCACTCAATGCGTGGACATTCTGCGGCTGTCTTTTCTTCCTGCAAAAGATACTCGTGGAGCCTCTCGGGTCGAACGGTGCGCTTTGGACGCTTTCCTACGAGTTCTGGTTCTATGTCGCTTTCCCGTTGGCTCTAAGTGCGTTAAGTTCCCGGTTCTCCCTGCCTACCCGGATGCTGAATGCGGCTCTACTGATTGGCGCGGGGTTCTTTGTTGGTCACCGGATTTCAGCCTACTTTCTCATCTGGTTGATGGGTGCGGCGCTGCAACTGGCTCCGAAGAAGCTCTCGTCGGAACAGGCGCGACGGTTGACTCAAGTCGGAGTGGCGTTGCTCTTCGTTGTGTCGATGGTCCTGTGGGCAGCGAAGTGGAACCTGTTCGCTTCCGATCTCATTGAAGGCTGCGTCTGCGCAATGCTATGTTACGTAATTCTGCATAAAACCGATCCGGCGAACGAAGGAAGCCTTTACGTGAAAGCAGCCAAGGGCGTGTCAAACATGTCGTACACGCTTTACCTGACGCATCTCCCTATACTGGTGTTCTTTTGCGCCCTGTTCGCTTCGCGGGGCTTTGTTCGGGCACATGACTTGAGAGCATGGATGGTCGTCTCCGCAGTGCTGACGCTAACCTTCGGTATCTGCTATTTGCTTTATCTATGTTTTGAGCGGCGCAGCGATAGAGTGAGGAGCATTATTCTGGCGGCGCATCCATATGACATGATCCGCGACGCGTTCGGCACGGAACCGGAGCCGGGGGTACACTCGAGATAA
- a CDS encoding molybdopterin molybdotransferase MoeA: MASAVPSFPEAARVVYDYASNLLACHPRTERLALDSTYGCILAQPVRADRDMPAFQRSTRDGFAVRAAEASAHKWLQVAGSIRAGEPPAGPLPTASAWEIMTGAAVPEGADAVAMLEHVEQDGKKVRLIKGRTLDPGENVVPAAAEAHAGEELIPTGTRLGPSQIAAAATCGYAHLEVFVRPRVAILTTGDELVPVDTTPGSSQIRNSNASMLAALVAQNGGEPWILPAAKDNTAALGSALRKGIEADMLLISGGVSAGKFDLVEPVLASLGAHFHFTGVRIQPGKPLVFGEIPRAKSPLAFFGLPGNPISSAATFLLFGSAVLRALAGNHLLAPLFSAAQLSRDAKGKPNLTRFIPAAFKSDPLSCHLPEVAPVPWQGSGDLAAFARANCFIFVPEGIDRIPAGDIARILPI, encoded by the coding sequence ATGGCCTCAGCCGTTCCGAGCTTCCCTGAAGCCGCTCGCGTCGTCTACGACTACGCCTCGAACCTCCTCGCTTGCCACCCCCGCACGGAGCGCCTCGCGCTCGACTCCACCTACGGCTGCATCCTCGCCCAGCCGGTCCGCGCCGACCGTGACATGCCCGCTTTCCAGCGCTCTACCCGCGACGGTTTCGCCGTCCGCGCCGCCGAAGCCTCCGCCCACAAATGGCTCCAAGTCGCCGGTTCCATCCGCGCAGGAGAGCCCCCCGCCGGTCCGCTCCCCACCGCCTCCGCCTGGGAGATCATGACCGGCGCCGCCGTCCCCGAGGGCGCCGACGCCGTCGCCATGCTCGAACACGTCGAGCAGGACGGCAAAAAGGTCCGTCTCATCAAAGGCCGCACGCTCGACCCCGGCGAAAACGTAGTTCCCGCCGCCGCCGAAGCCCACGCCGGCGAGGAACTCATCCCCACCGGAACTCGGCTCGGCCCCTCCCAGATCGCCGCCGCCGCCACCTGCGGCTACGCTCACCTTGAGGTCTTCGTCCGCCCCCGGGTGGCCATCCTCACTACAGGCGACGAGCTCGTCCCCGTCGACACAACTCCCGGCTCCAGCCAGATTCGCAACTCCAACGCTTCCATGCTCGCCGCTCTGGTGGCGCAGAACGGCGGCGAACCCTGGATACTACCCGCTGCAAAAGACAACACCGCCGCCCTCGGGTCCGCTCTCCGCAAAGGCATCGAAGCCGACATGCTCCTCATCTCCGGTGGCGTCTCCGCCGGAAAATTCGACCTCGTCGAGCCGGTCCTCGCCAGCCTCGGTGCCCATTTCCATTTCACTGGAGTCCGCATCCAGCCCGGCAAGCCCTTGGTCTTTGGCGAGATTCCGCGAGCCAAATCACCGCTCGCCTTTTTCGGCCTGCCCGGCAATCCCATCTCCTCCGCCGCGACATTTCTCCTCTTCGGCTCGGCCGTCCTCCGTGCCCTGGCCGGAAACCACCTGCTCGCACCTTTATTCTCCGCCGCTCAGCTCTCCCGCGACGCCAAAGGCAAGCCAAACCTGACCCGCTTCATCCCGGCAGCCTTCAAATCTGATCCGCTCTCCTGCCATCTCCCAGAGGTTGCGCCGGTGCCCTGGCAGGGCTCCGGTGACTTGGCTGCATTCGCACGCGCCAACTGTTTCATCTTCGTACCCGAAGGAATCGACCGCATACCCGCCGGCGACATCGCCCGCATCCTTCCTATATAG